The DNA window ATGCTTGAACTGACactgatgctctctctcacacacacacattcacacacacacacacacacacacacacacacacacttgcacttaccagacacacacacacccatacacacactcacttgcactcacacaacacacacacattgtatacaTACTTGGTTACATTCAGAGAGTGTTTGCGTTTGGAGCTAAACCACCTCAAGGATATGGGTGTAAAgcacacatttctgtgtgtgtgtgtgtgtgtgtgtgtacgcgtcaCTCTCACAGTCAGACCTCCAACATACATTGGTACGTATGGCCAAGGCCAAATTGATACCAGCTTTCGTGAAGGTGAAACTGAATTCACAAATCAGTGATTAGGATTAGATTTGGATGTCTTTACCCAAACTACACTTTTCCGCCAAAGTTTCTGAATATTGATCCTTTCATTTTGTGTCatacaacaaacagacacaccatAATGCAGAGTAGCCTATGTAATCTAGCCTAGTCTAAtctccagtacacacacacacacacacacatcaatgtgtACATGAAGTACAGTATAGCTCTAGTCTCTTGCTGAAGTAAAGTAAAGACTATTACAGTTGACTGGATTTCCTACACATCAATGCACACTTTAGcaaactctaacacacacacacacacacacacatctcatcaaAAACTTCACCCTCCACAGATTGGTTTACATCAGACCTCTATGCCAGTTAAACACAATTACATTCATGGTTATATATTTAAGTAAACATGTGTTTACTTGTTTTTGcttcattgtttatttatttgtgctaAATATGTACGTATCTAACAGTCCTAGCCTACTGatggtagagagtgtgtgtgtgtgtgtgtgtgcttatgagcctttagtgtgtgtgtgtgtgtgtgtgtgtgtgtgcttatgagcCTTTAGTGTGTCAGCAGGTAAAGGGGTACTGCAGCGTCTTTCAGATGaggatgtttgtgtatgtgtgtgtgtgtgtgtgtgtaaacatttgtttgcttttgtttttgtctgctagtgtatgtgtgtgtgtgtgtgtgtgtgtgttcatcatgtgtgtgttgtgtatgtgtgtgtgtgtgtgtgtgtgtgtgtgtgtgtgtctgttctcctTGTGATGTCAGCAGGTAAAGGGTTGCCATGGAGTCTTTTAGATgagcagagcagtgtgtgtgctgaggctgCAGacaccttctgtgtgtgtgtgtgtgtgttcatcatgtgtggtgggggggtactCCCAAAGTCATCTTTGATCTCAGTGTGACTGCCTGCCTCCTCTCCTAACAGCCTGGCAGTGTGCTCCAGTTTAAATCGTTAccccccaaccacccaccccaccctccaaaTACCCCACCTGCCCATCACCCCACCCTCCAGAtaccccacacccaccccaccctccaaatacccccccccacctgccctccaccccacagacacatacagtagaagggAAGGGCTGAtcatggggaagagagagaaagagagagagagagaaagagagagagaggagggatgtgggatgaaagggggagagagaaaaacacagggatagagacaaagagagatgtgagaagacagagagagaaagagagagggagagagagagagagaggagacaccaTAAGAACACACGATAACTGTGACTGAAGTCTCTGCTGAACAGTTAACACTGAGAGTTATTAGATAAACAATAATCGAAGAGTTAACACAGAGAGTGCTAATAAATGAACACAATAATCTAAGAGTTAACACTGAGAGTTATTAGATAAACAATAATCTAAGAGTTAACACTGAGAGtgttaataaataaacagaatAATCTAAGAATTAACACTGGGAGTGttactaaacaaacacactgagaGTGTTAATAGATAATCAATAATCTAAGAGTCTGTTGGTTTGTTTGGATGAAAGGGGAGCTGTAGTGGGGCATCTCTGGTCACCACTTCTCCTTCCTCATGGCATTCTGGAGCTCTCCTCCAATCAGGGATGGCTCTCCAGTCACATGACCCCCCTCTGAGCCAATCCCAGCCCTGCATTCTCACAGGAAGTCCTCCTCTTCTATGGTCTTCTACTTCAGAGACGGTAATGTCGTCTCCATAGTGACTGACTGCATATGCATGAAACTCTACAGCGCAATTAATAATGATATTGATCATCTGATTATTGATCACTATAGCATCATCAATACTTGCTTAGGTGGGTCCacctgtgattgtgtgtgtgtgtttaggtggagaggcgtgtgtgtgattgtgtgtgtgtgtgtttagttggagaggcgtgtggagtgtgtgtgtgtgtgtttagttggagaggcgtgtggtgtgtttgtgtgtgtgtgtgtgtgtgtgtgtttagttggagaggcgtgtggagtgtgtgtgtgtgtgtgtgtgtgtgtgtgtgtgtgtgtgtgtgtttagttggaGAGGCgagtggagtgtttgtgtgtgtgtgtgtgtgtgtgcgtgtgtgtgtgtgtgtttagttggaGAGGCGTGtggagtgcgagtgtgtgtgtgtgtgtgtgtgcgtttagttGGAGAggcgtgtggagtgtgtgtgtgtgtgtgtgtgtgtgtttagttggaGAGGCGTGTGgagtgcgagtgcgtgtgtgtgtgtgtgttgtgtcgcTCCAGCATGCGTATGCAGTGTGAGCTGGCGGGGGACACCCAGGGGCTGCTGGTGACGGAGAAGCTGTGGGCGGAGAAgacgggcgggggggggggtcaggggtcgTCTCCCGGGGCGACGGCAGGCGGCGCGCAGCATGTTAGCGGCCGTGCGGCGGAAGCGGCGGCTGATGAAGCAGTACAGGAAGAAGTTGAGCGCCGTGTTAGCCAGCGCTAGCATGTTAGCCAGGTCCGTCAGCAGGtgcagcgcgcgcgcgcgcggtcGGGGTCGGAGGTCGCGGGGGGGTCGGAGGTCGCGGCGGGGTCGTACAGGTGGTACAGGATGATGGCGGTGCGCGGAGCCCACAGCGCGGCGAACACCGACGTGATGGCCAGCAGGATGGCCGTGGTCTTGCCCGTCGAGTAGCCGCGGAGACGGAAGCAGCTGCGCCGACGGAGCTTGAGCACGATGGCGGCGTTCAGAGACAGGAAGATGGAGCAGGGCAGCAGGTACACCCCCACACAGTGCGCCCACACCAGCACGTACTCCCACACACTAGggggcgacagagagagagttaatcACACCAGCACGTACTCCCACACACTAGGgggcgatagagagagatatatagagacaGGAAGATGGAGCAGGGCAGCAGGTACACCCCCACACAGTGCGCCCACACCAGCACGTACTCCCACACACTAGGgggcgatagagagagatatatacagACAGGAAGATGGAGCAGGGCAGCAGGTACACCCCCACACAGTGCGCCCACACCAGCACGTACTCCCACACACTAGggggcgacagagagagagttaatcACACCAGCACGTACTCCCACACACTAGGgggcgatagagagagatatatagagacaGGAAGATGGAGCAGGGCAGCAGGTACACCCCCACACAGTGCGCCCACACCAGCACGTACTCCCACACACTAGGgggcgatagagagagatatatacagACAGGAAGATGGAGCAGGGCAGCAGGTACACCCCCACACAGTGCGCCCACACCAGCACGTACTCCCACACACTAGGgggcgacagagagagacttaATCACACCAGCACGTACTCCCACACACTAGGgggcgacagagagagatatatagagcaGGGCAGCAGGTACACCCCCACACAGTGCGCCCACACCAGCACGTACTCCCACACTCTAGGgggcgatagagagagactTAATCACACCAGCACGTACTCCCACACACTAGGgggcgacagagagagatatatagagcaGGGCAGCAGGTACACCCCCACACAGTGCGCCCACACCAGCACGTACTCCCACACACTAGggggcaacagagagagagttaatcACACCAGCACGTACTCCCACACACTAGGgggcgacagagagagacatgcagtgAGCCCACACCAGCACGTACTCCCACACTCTAGGGGGCGATAGAGAGACACATGCAGTGAGCCCACACCAGCACGTACTCCCACACTCTAGggggcgatagagagagagttaaaccACACCAGCACGTACTCCCACACACTAGGgggcgatagagagagatatataaagagagatcaaacacacacgcacacacacataaatcacacacacacacacacacacacacacacacacacacacatacacacacacacactcacccctcctctgtgcgtgtgtgagctccGTGCCACAGTTCGGGCCACCAGTAGTAGGGGGCGGCggtcagcagacacacacacacacacacacacacacacacacacacacacacacacactcacacacacacacacacacacacacacacacactcacccctcctctgtgcgtgtgtgagctccGTGCCACAGCTCGGGCCACCAGTAGTAGGGGGCGGCGGTCAGCAGACACACGCAGTAGACGGAGCCGATGACCCGTCGCGCGCGTGCAGGATATGACACGCTGTTGTAGCGCAGCGGGTGACACACGGCGATGTAGCGGTCAACCGTCAACGGAACGGCCGTCCAGACAGACGCGTGCAGCGCCGAGAACTCCagcacctgcagcacacacacacacacacacacacacatatatagatcacacaaacacacatagatcatatacacacacatacagacacacacaaatagacaacaaacacacacacacacacatatggatcacacaaacacacatacagacacatacagacacacacaaataaacaaacatacacacacacacacacacatatggatcacacaaacacacatagatcacacacacatacagacacatgcaaatagataacaaacacacacacacacacacacacacacacacacttatggatcacacaaacacacagataacacacacacacacacacacacacacacacacacacacacacacacacacatatagatcacacaaacacgcctaaatcacacacacacacacacacacacacacatacagacacacatagatcacacacacacacacctgcagtgcCTTGTTGACTGGCGGGGACAGTGCTCGGCCCAGCACAAAGTCCTCCAGCAGGAAGTCCACGAACACAATGAGCACTAGGACCAGGAGGTCGGCCACCGCCAGAGCCAGCAGGTAGTTATAGGAGGACTTCTGCCGCCGCCGCACCAGCTGGGACAGAATGACCACCGTCAGGATATTagctacggagagagagagagagagagggagagagagagagagagagagagagagagagagagagaatgaccacCGTCAGGATATTagctacggagagagagagagagagagagagagagagagagagagagagagggagagagagagagagagaatgaccacCGTCAGGATATTagctacggagagagagagagagagagagagagagagggagaatgaccACCGTCAGGATATTagctacggagagagagagagagggagaaagaaagagagggggagtagaaggaaagagagagggagaaagaaagagagagggggggtagaaaGAAAGTTTCAGTACAAGTGGCCGGTGGTATTGTAAGTGtcgtggctaaggagctgggctagcgtgtagtcgcctgaaagttgtgggttcaattcccgactTCCACTGCTGTGCCCCAGAGCAAGGCTCCGAggacaatgtaggctacagtaatccCCTTGACATTtgaaagtcactttggacaataaaagtgtctgctaaatgtaatgtaatgtccaGTCAACACCACTAGGTGGCTCTAGGACCTCTGATGGTGGACCACAGGGACtggaaatacagacacacacagcctccctccctctctctctctctctctctctctcttgttctctctctctctcacacacgcacacacatacacaccgtctctcacacactcatacccacaTAGGGCCGGTCCACACAacgctgttttctttttttttttaacgggtGATTTGTTTTTTACCTGTTAGAACTTGCGTCCAcacaattcattttttttaaaccggGTTCCAAAATGGGTATTTTTTATACCACCACCTTTTTCAGCAAAGCCGGCATTTTTTGATAACAATAGAACCTGAGCACTGGACCTGACTGCTCGTCAGAACAAACTAAACGATTTGTTTGTCATATTACAATGTGCTTATTGATTCCTGTGCACGCAGCATCAGCCTTTTGTGGCTAACGTAGAAGCATCCCGTTAGCTGAACTTTGATAAACATTAGCTTACTACAACCAATGACTCCAGTGTAACTTGTTCTGTACCAGACCTACTGCAAAACATACAAGTGTTTCCACACAGTAGACAATGAGCTTAATTAGTTCTACAGGTGAATTGAAAGCTCAATTTTCCGTAGTCTGATCACGCGACTACTTTTGGAATGTTTGTGTCTCTTCTTCACACATTACTGTGTAGCCTGTTCACTGTGACAGCGCCATCCACTGGCCTGGCATGTGCACTACAGCGCACTCTGTTGACTTCACCTGGTTGTGTGAACGTGAGTGTGTTTTACTGGTGTCATCACACGTGTGAGAGCGGTAAGagagtggaacacacacatagtctgtctctctcttcttctctcctctctcctctcttctcctctccccctctcttctcctctcctcctctcttctcctctccccctctcttctcctctttcctcctctcttctcctctccccctctcttctcctctcctcctctcttctcctctaccctctcctctccccctctccccctctcttctcctctccccctctcctctccccctctccccctctccccctctcttctcctctccccctctcctctctctcctctaaagCACCACACAGTGAGAGCAAGTGCAAAGGATTATGGGGGATCAATTCAGCAGGAAGGTGGAGGGGTGAAGACGACAACAgcaggagggagatggaggaggagaggagaggagagggtggagagagagaggaggagaggagagggtggagagagaggaggagagagagaaggaggagagggaagggtggagagagagaggagagggtggagagagagaaggaggagagggaagggtggagagagagaggaggagagagaggaggagagggaagggtggagagaaaggagagcgtagagagagagaaggaggagagggaagggtggagagagagaggaggagagagaggaggagagggaagggtggagagaaaggagagcgtagagagagagaaggaggagagggaagggtggagagagagaaggaggagaggagagagaatggtaTCCAGGCCAGCAGTGATGTTATGGTCTTGTTGCCGTGACAAACCATTTTActccatttaacacacacacacacacacacacacacacacacacacacacacacatacacacacacacacacacacacacacacacacacacacacacacacacacacacacacacacacacacacacacacacacacacacacacacacacacacacacacacacacacacacacacacacacacacagacaagcagaaATCTGCCCAACgggtcatacacactcacacagacacaccaagtCTGCATGCTTCATGGGGTTTGAGGCGGTCTGACATAGGGATCTGTGgagctttgtctgtgtgtatatgtgtgtgtgtgtgtgtgtgtgtgtgtgtgtgtgtgtgtgtgagagtatgtgtgtgtgtgtgtgtgtgtgtgtgtgtgtgtgtgtgtgtgtgtgtgtgtgtgtgtgtgtgtgtgtgtgtgtgtgcttggtgccatTTGGAAGCATTCACATGGCTATCAGAGCAGGTAACATGTGTAAGTATGTCAgttaccggtgtgtgtgtgtgtgtgtgtgtgtgtgtgtctgtgtgtgtgtgtgtgtgtgtgtgtgtgtgtgtgtgtgtgtgtgtgtgtgtgtgtgtgtgtgtgtgtgtgtgtgtgtgtgtgtgtgtgtgtgtgtgctgaatgttGGATGAGCCGATCTAGCCCACCCCAATCTCAGGCTCTAATAGATGTGGGATTGGATTAGagatgctctctttctctctctctatctctctctctatctctctctctctctctctctctctctctctctctcacacacaaacacacacaccattcacaaaTTATATCAGGATGACTACCGAACATGTCAtaagtatatatgtgtgtgtgtttgtgtgtgtgtgtgtgtgtgtgtgtgtgtgtgtgtgtgtgtgtgtgtgcgtgtgtgtgtgtgtgtgtgtgtgtgtgtgtgagtgtgtgtgtggttgtgtgtgtatatgtataggAAGGAgggccatttgtgtgtgtgtgtgtgtgtgtgtgtgtgtgcgtgtgtgtgtgtgtgtgtgtgtgtgtgtgtgtgtgtgtgtgtgtgtgtgtgtgtgtgtgtgtgtgtgtgtgtgtgtgtgtgtgagtgtgtgtgtgtgtgtgtgtgtggagagagtgaccgtttatgtgtgttagtgttttggTCTGAATGGAATAGAAGGAATAAATCTTTTTCACTCTGCTGCTCGTCAAAGTCATTCTGTCTTTTTGGCTATTTGCtattctcttcacacacacacacacacacacacacacacactcacagacacacacacagtcacagctaAATTGTTTTCCGGTTGTCTCCTTGTTGATTGAGCAATTGATTGTAGGGAGTGTGTGCGTTgccaaagttgtgtgtgtgtgtgtgtgtgtgtgtgtgtgtgtgtgtgtgtgtgtgtttgtgtcaatcgAGATGCTCCCACTCAACCTctaatccgtgtgtgtgtgtctgtgtgtgtgtgtgtgtgtgtgtctgtgtgtgtgtgtgtgtgtgtgtgtgtgtgtgtgtgtgtgtgtgtgtgtgtgtgtgtgtgtgaatttgtggtaCCTGTCTGAATAcgtctctgtctgcctgctttTCTGGTTCATCTGTCAATCTGCAAGGTTgtctgcagtatgtgtgtgtgtgtgttgtgtgtgtgtgtgtgtgtgtgtgtgtgtgtgtgtgtgtgtgtgtgtgtgtcagataaaATGACagggattaagccgggattttttggttatcctggtttcacaaaagagatgctacattCACATGGCTATCAGAGCAGGtaacatgtgtaagtgtgtcagttaccggtgtatgtgtgtgtgtgtgtgtgtgtgtgtgtgtgtgtgtgtgtgtgtgtgtgttgccatgggcatttattttctgaagctagcctggtaccgaccaggctaacagccaagctaagttaattctaatggtaattacatgatctgattggttcagctagatgtcattcaaatcagacctccatgcgatttttttaagagctgtattccatttatatactatttgccacctgcatttactcgcaacacacaacagaatgtctgccgaatatactatatggatatCATTTAAATCATGGTGGCCTTATgattaataacatactcgttgtttgcttctttttttgacagatgtttgatgaatagcctgctgtagtagttgattggaagtggaggggacaacACATGATGTGCGTTCAAATTGGCAAACGTTCGtgatgaacatgttttctttgaactgttacatttgaacgatttggtgttaccattccattctaacagtaattgcattgttgcgttcgtcaaactcacatccagttccactgtatgttcgcggcgcaccacctcctcagactgtttgcgattgttagcaaacgatcgccaaaaactcaaggctaacggaatactgttggtgaacgttagcaaacgttcgcctatgttcgcctatgttcggtgaacttgaacgcacctaaGGTGCGAGTAGGGGTTTATGGCACCGTTACGGACTAGTCCATCTCACTGTGAGAGTAGGTGTTTATGGCACCGTTACGGACTAGTCCATCTCACTGTGAGAGTAGGGGTTTATGGCACCGTTACGGACTAGTTCATCTCACTGTGAGAGTAGGTGTTTATGGCACCGTTACGGACTAGTCCATCTCACTGTGAGAGTAGGGGTTTACGGCACCGTTACGGACTAGTCCATCTCACTGTGAGAGTAGGGGTTTATGGCACCGTTATGGACTAGTCCATCTCACTGTGAGAGTAGGGGATTATGGCACCGTTACGGAGTAGTCCATCTCACTGTGAGAGTAGGGGATTATGGCACCGTTACGGAGTAGTCCATCTCACTGTGAGAGTAGGGGATTATGGCACCGTTACGGACTAGTCCATCTCACTGTGAGAGTATAGGGATTTATCTTTCGCATCGttacggagaggagagaggtagagcgTTAGTAGTACAGAAGaattttaaaagaaacaaaaaagacacacaaacgcacgcacgcacgcacacgcgcacaggcacacacacacatgtaattaTCAAAGTGTCATTATCACTGACTCATTCTACACTTAAGTGTGTGATGTTTGGAATGAGCAACTTTTGATCATCTGGTGTCCCAGATGTTTGTGagaggaatgcacacacacacacacacacacacacacacacacacacacacacacacacacacacacacacacacagaaacagacacacacacacacacatatagacacacatacagacacacacacacacacgtcaaaacTGCCAAACGTTGTACAATCAGAAGACAGCTGGGCCATTTTCCatctcctgtgtctgtgtgtctttgtttgtgtgtgtgtgtgtgtgtgtgtgtgtgtgtgtgtgtgtgtgtatgtgaacctGACATGGAGTGGTGCTCGGGCAGCATGGTGTGATGAGTTGATAATGTGtgaatatttctgtgtgtgtgtgtgtatgtgtcagatagcaagagagagagagagagagagagagagagagagagagagagagagaaagaaagcgagtgtgtgtgtatgtgtgtgtgtgtgtgtgtgaaggagagagagaaagagacagagggataaacatagtgtgtgtgtgtgtgtgtgtgtgtgtgtgtgcctgacatGTCTGTACAAAGTTGAACATTTGAGGTTCATTAAAAGGTGGGAATTGGTTTggagtattttgtgtgtgtgtgtgtgtgtgtgtgtgtgtgtgtgtgtgtgtgtgtgtgtgtttgtgtgtgtgtgtctggtgtatgCTTTCTGTATTGTTCTTGATTTAGTTTACTTCTGCTAAACATGTTtacttgcacacaaacagacagaccatgtgcgcatacacacacacacacacacacacacacacacacacacacacacacacacacacacacacacacgtgcacgcatggacatgcacatgcatacacacacacacacacacacacacacacacacacacacacacacacacacacacacacacgtacaccttcTGCCCTCTTCCTCTAGAATGGATTACCTTTCAGCCATGCTTCACCACCACTAGCttatgtgcgcgcgtgtgtgtgtgtgtgtgtgtgtgtgtgtgtgtgtgtgtgtgtgtgtgtgtgtgtgtgtgtgtgtgtgtgtgtttcttccctCCAGCCAACAGTGACTATTACACCATTAGTGTACACAAGCCGCTGGCCATCTTATCATCAGATAAttaacacgtgtgtgtatgtgtgcgtgtgtgtgcatgtgcgtgtgtgtgtgtgcctgtgtgtgtgtggggggggggtgcattgaGGGATATTAATCagcaagtgtgcacacacacacacacacacacacacacacacacacactcacacacacacactctctctctctctctctctcactcatagtctctataagacacacacacagacaggttcaCACTACAGTGCAGAatgcaactatcacacagaatCTGTTCAACTgatacatactgacacacacacacacacacacacacactcattctctctctctgtctctctcagacactgttctgttctgttcttttgtGATCTGTTCTGTTCTTAAGTGGTTCTATTGTGTTCTGTTAGATCTTTAGTGGTTCTATTATGTTCTGTTAGATCTTTAGTGGCTCTATTGTGTTCTTTTAGATCTTTAGTGGTTCTATTGTGTTCTGTTAGATCTTTAGCGGTTCTATTGTGATCTTTGGCGGTTCTATTATGATTGTGAACCCAAATAACCTGAACTGTTCACACCCATCTGGTATTcaacgtgtgcacacacacacacacacacacacacag is part of the Sardina pilchardus chromosome 22, fSarPil1.1, whole genome shotgun sequence genome and encodes:
- the LOC134070479 gene encoding LOW QUALITY PROTEIN: probable G-protein coupled receptor 139 (The sequence of the model RefSeq protein was modified relative to this genomic sequence to represent the inferred CDS: deleted 1 base in 1 codon): MEHSHILPPLPSNGSSRVWGRSGALDAHACPLAPLPLLYYSTLLCLGLPANILTVVILSQLVRRRQKSSYNYLLALAVADLLVLVLIVFVDFLLEDFVLGRALSPPVNKALQVLEFSALHASVWTAVPLTVDRYIAVCHPLRYNSVSYPARARRVIGSVYCVCLLTAAPYYWWPELWHGAHTRTEEGVWEYVLVWAHCVGVYLLPCSIFLSLNAAIVLKLRRRSCFRLRGYSTGKTTAILLAITSVFAALWAPRTAIILYHLYDRPRPRARALHLLTDLANMLALANTALNFFLYCFISRRFRRTAANMLRAACRRPGRRPLTPPPPVFSAHSFSVTSSPWVSPASSHCIRMLERHNTHTHTHSHSTRLSN